In one Umezawaea sp. Da 62-37 genomic region, the following are encoded:
- a CDS encoding DUF4153 domain-containing protein, with protein MNDKPAAGAPRKLGLRRIDAVPTTAMPVRPAATRAKPATGTTGTGKPEVGRPVTEDPAVGEPVDGIPAAAPSAAAAPPAGRSVAVTPHPAAQVSSTQPWAPALHRDPSPLWPAPKAPASPRVLVAGAVAGVAAAAMLPVDVPGVGWVLTGAVAGVGVFAATGRRSAEGFAWAVAALLLVGVSTFLTADWLFSLCLLAACAAGSLAVTDGRTLRGVVLGGVAVGIAAFPSIKWAARGIKEVRPAGQVKTLGRTALISAGLLLVFVPLLAGADAAFAGLLGDLVPEFDITSPFRWGFLFVLVGLGTIGACYVQATTLPLDVEPGERRTVARREWAVPIGLLVAVFAVFVGVQLASLFGGDDYVQRTAELTYAEYARSGFWQLLVVTALTLVVIAVATRFAATETDSDRLWLRILLGGLAGLTLVIVASALSRMWAYQQAYGFTALRLLVFACEVWLAAVYVMVIGAGVKLRAAWLPRSMVATGIATLLVLSALNPDRFIAEHNVERFRATGKIDLPYLATLSVDAVPAFDPLGPAVRDCLLAEMKSQLEDTGEWYAWNLSRERARPLLDAVGWDRSCDLGYTTTR; from the coding sequence GTGAACGACAAGCCCGCCGCCGGTGCGCCCCGAAAACTCGGCCTGCGCCGGATCGACGCCGTTCCCACCACCGCGATGCCCGTCCGGCCCGCGGCCACCAGGGCCAAGCCCGCGACCGGGACAACCGGAACCGGGAAACCCGAGGTGGGGAGACCCGTCACCGAGGATCCCGCGGTCGGGGAACCCGTCGACGGGATACCCGCCGCCGCACCGTCCGCCGCCGCCGCACCCCCGGCGGGACGGTCGGTCGCGGTGACACCGCATCCGGCCGCGCAGGTGTCGTCGACGCAGCCGTGGGCGCCGGCGCTCCACCGGGACCCCAGCCCGCTGTGGCCCGCGCCGAAGGCACCCGCCTCCCCGCGGGTGCTGGTCGCGGGCGCCGTCGCCGGGGTCGCGGCGGCGGCGATGCTGCCCGTGGACGTGCCCGGCGTCGGCTGGGTGCTCACCGGGGCCGTCGCGGGGGTCGGGGTGTTCGCCGCGACGGGGCGGCGTTCGGCGGAGGGTTTCGCGTGGGCGGTGGCGGCGCTGCTGCTCGTGGGCGTCTCCACCTTCCTCACGGCCGACTGGCTGTTCTCCCTGTGCCTGCTGGCGGCGTGCGCGGCGGGGTCGCTCGCGGTCACCGACGGGCGGACGCTGCGGGGCGTGGTGCTGGGCGGGGTCGCCGTCGGGATCGCGGCGTTCCCGTCGATCAAGTGGGCGGCGCGCGGGATCAAGGAGGTCCGTCCGGCGGGTCAGGTCAAGACGCTGGGCCGGACGGCCCTGATCAGCGCGGGCCTGCTGCTGGTGTTCGTGCCGCTGCTGGCGGGCGCGGACGCGGCGTTCGCCGGGCTGCTGGGCGACCTGGTCCCGGAGTTCGACATCACCTCGCCGTTCCGGTGGGGGTTCCTGTTCGTCTTGGTCGGGCTCGGCACGATCGGCGCCTGCTACGTGCAGGCCACGACGCTGCCGCTGGACGTCGAGCCCGGTGAGCGGCGCACGGTGGCGCGCCGGGAGTGGGCGGTCCCGATCGGGCTGCTGGTCGCGGTGTTCGCCGTCTTCGTCGGCGTGCAGCTCGCGAGCCTGTTCGGCGGCGACGACTACGTGCAGCGCACGGCCGAGCTGACCTACGCCGAGTACGCCCGCAGCGGGTTCTGGCAGCTGCTCGTGGTCACCGCGCTCACGCTCGTGGTGATCGCGGTGGCGACCCGGTTCGCGGCGACCGAGACGGACTCCGACCGGCTGTGGCTGCGGATCCTGCTCGGCGGGCTCGCCGGACTGACCCTGGTGATCGTGGCGTCCGCGCTGAGCCGCATGTGGGCCTACCAGCAGGCGTACGGGTTCACCGCGCTGCGGCTGCTGGTCTTCGCCTGCGAGGTGTGGCTGGCCGCGGTGTACGTGATGGTCATCGGCGCCGGCGTGAAGCTGCGCGCGGCCTGGCTGCCGCGGTCGATGGTGGCGACCGGGATCGCGACGCTGCTGGTGCTGTCCGCGCTGAACCCCGACCGGTTCATCGCCGAGCACAACGTCGAGCGCTTCCGGGCCACCGGCAAGATCGACCTGCCGTACCTGGCCACGCTGTCCGTCGACGCCGTACCCGCGTTCGACCCGTTGGGTCCCGCCGTGCGCGACTGCCTGCTCGCGGAGATGAAGTCGCAGCTCGAGGACACCGGGGAGTGGTACGCCTGGAACCTCAGCCGGGAGCGGGCGCGCCCGCTGCTCGACGCGGTCGGGTGGGACCGGTCGTGCGATCTCGGGTACACCACGACCAGGTGA
- a CDS encoding response regulator yields the protein MLVVEDELTIAESVAARLRAEGFLVELAHDGPSGVAAARANEPDLVVLDVMLPGFDGLEVCRRIQAHRPVPVLMLTARGDETDLLVGLAVGADDYLTKPFSIRELAARVHALLRRVERASSPGAGERIELADLEIDLAERRVHRAGVEAHLTPIEYELLVHLAERPRAVQPRERLLSEVWGWHDGTGARTVDSHVKALRRKLGADLIRTVHGVGYALEVPR from the coding sequence GTGCTGGTGGTCGAGGACGAGCTGACCATCGCCGAGTCGGTCGCGGCGCGGCTGCGGGCCGAGGGCTTCCTGGTCGAACTGGCCCACGACGGCCCCTCCGGTGTGGCCGCCGCACGGGCGAACGAGCCCGACCTGGTCGTGCTGGACGTCATGCTGCCCGGCTTCGACGGCCTGGAGGTGTGCCGCCGGATCCAGGCGCACCGGCCGGTGCCGGTGCTGATGCTGACCGCGCGCGGCGACGAGACCGACCTGCTGGTCGGCCTGGCCGTCGGCGCGGACGACTACCTGACGAAGCCGTTCTCCATCCGCGAGCTGGCCGCGCGGGTGCACGCGCTGCTGCGCCGGGTCGAGCGGGCGTCCTCGCCAGGGGCCGGGGAGCGCATCGAACTGGCCGACCTGGAGATCGACCTGGCGGAACGGCGGGTGCACCGCGCGGGCGTGGAGGCGCACCTGACGCCCATCGAGTACGAGCTGCTGGTGCACCTCGCGGAACGCCCGCGCGCCGTGCAGCCGAGGGAAAGGCTGCTCAGCGAGGTGTGGGGATGGCACGACGGCACCGGGGCGCGCACGGTCGACAGCCACGTCAAAGCGTTGCGCCGCAAGCTGGGCGCGGACCTGATCCGCACCGTGCACGGGGTCGGGTACGCGCTGGAGGTGCCCAGGTGA
- a CDS encoding M14 family zinc carboxypeptidase, with product MSRKRSVVSFAVALAAAGAVITSGAPGTAGPLPDVAAAQPGPTYVYKVHAPLGEQSRNLLGGGFDVLEQRDGDSLFVLGGKDEGARLQEAGFTAVVDQVLAPPQWTPPAGKSQVDAADINETFYGGYHTVNAHYSHLDAVAAQFPGLTALVDYGDLWKKTQGAGGYDLRAICITKLNDGDCALDPNAPKPRFFVMGQLHARELTTGDVAWRWIDHLTSSYGTDAGVTALLDSTEVWVVPQANPDGINIVQQGGNSPIYQRKNANGTNGSNCGGTSSSQLGIDLNRNTSSHWGGQGTSSSPCDQTYKGPSANSEVETQALQALWRNLYKDKRGTAPSDAAPADTTGVVVSMHSYANLILFPWGYDSTQKSGNDTPLRKMGTDLQAIAGSGWTSGQPGEVLYNAAGATDDWVYDDLGVASFVWEIGPSSSSCSGFFPTYSCQAGTFWPKVKPMLTYAAGKAASPYATTTPPPTGCDKRTNDADVSIPDNGAAVTSTITITDCTGNASTTSQVEVHIKHTYRGDLVLDLVAPDGSSYRLKSSGNDSGDNIDTTYTTNLSTELRNGDWKLKVQDVASQDIGNIDTWSLTI from the coding sequence TTGTCGAGAAAACGTTCGGTGGTGTCCTTCGCCGTCGCGCTGGCGGCCGCGGGCGCGGTGATCACGAGCGGTGCCCCCGGCACCGCGGGCCCCCTGCCCGACGTGGCCGCGGCGCAGCCCGGTCCGACCTACGTCTACAAGGTGCACGCGCCGCTCGGCGAGCAGTCGCGGAACCTGCTCGGCGGCGGGTTCGACGTGCTGGAGCAGCGCGACGGCGACAGCCTCTTCGTGCTCGGCGGCAAGGACGAGGGCGCCCGCCTCCAGGAAGCCGGTTTCACCGCCGTCGTCGACCAGGTCCTGGCCCCGCCGCAGTGGACCCCGCCCGCCGGGAAGTCCCAGGTGGACGCGGCCGACATCAACGAGACCTTCTACGGCGGCTACCACACGGTCAACGCCCACTACTCGCACCTCGACGCCGTCGCGGCCCAGTTCCCCGGTCTCACCGCGCTCGTCGACTACGGCGACTTGTGGAAGAAGACCCAGGGCGCCGGCGGTTACGACCTGCGCGCCATCTGCATCACCAAGCTGAACGACGGCGACTGCGCGCTCGACCCGAACGCGCCCAAGCCGCGCTTCTTCGTCATGGGCCAGCTGCACGCCCGCGAACTCACCACCGGTGACGTCGCCTGGCGCTGGATCGACCACCTCACGTCGAGCTACGGCACCGACGCGGGCGTCACCGCGCTGCTCGACTCCACGGAGGTCTGGGTCGTCCCGCAGGCCAACCCGGACGGCATCAACATCGTGCAGCAGGGCGGCAACTCGCCGATCTACCAGCGCAAGAACGCCAACGGCACCAACGGTTCCAACTGCGGCGGCACCTCCAGCAGCCAGCTGGGCATCGACCTGAACCGCAACACCAGCTCCCACTGGGGCGGCCAGGGCACCTCCAGCTCCCCGTGCGACCAGACCTACAAGGGGCCGAGCGCCAACTCCGAGGTCGAAACCCAGGCCCTGCAAGCCTTGTGGCGCAACCTCTACAAGGACAAGCGCGGCACCGCCCCCTCCGACGCGGCTCCCGCCGACACCACCGGCGTCGTCGTCAGCATGCACAGCTACGCCAACCTGATCCTCTTCCCGTGGGGCTACGACTCCACCCAGAAGTCCGGCAACGACACCCCGCTGCGCAAGATGGGCACCGACCTCCAGGCCATCGCGGGCTCCGGCTGGACCTCCGGCCAACCCGGCGAGGTCCTCTACAACGCGGCGGGCGCCACCGACGACTGGGTCTACGACGACCTCGGCGTCGCCAGCTTCGTCTGGGAAATCGGCCCGAGCAGCAGCTCCTGCAGCGGCTTCTTCCCCACCTACTCCTGCCAGGCGGGCACCTTCTGGCCCAAGGTCAAGCCGATGCTCACCTACGCCGCGGGAAAAGCAGCAAGCCCCTACGCCACCACCACCCCGCCCCCCACCGGCTGCGACAAGCGGACGAACGACGCCGACGTCTCCATCCCCGACAACGGCGCCGCGGTCACCAGCACCATCACCATCACCGACTGCACCGGCAACGCCTCCACCACCTCCCAGGTGGAAGTCCACATCAAGCACACCTACCGCGGCGACCTGGTCCTCGACCTGGTCGCCCCGGACGGCTCCTCCTACCGCCTCAAGTCCTCCGGCAACGACTCCGGCGACAACATCGACACGACCTACACGACCAACCTGTCGACCGAACTCCGCAACGGCGACTGGAAGCTCAAGGTCCAGGACGTCGCCTCCCAGGACATCGGCAACATCGACACCTGGAGCCTCACCATCTAG
- a CDS encoding DUF3558 domain-containing protein: MRTLLLLTALTTLAFATAGCGDSPSTPAAAADGLGDTTQHGAPRVAAPMAFANTAKKPCTLLTEAQLKTLGMPGVEGVAGGGDTGPMCDWDDTPGNSGQRVGFTFTKGNGNGGLDRVYELKSTFQLFELQAPIQDYPTLLNAPKDDRMKGACTLVVGITDDQILTTTIQMRTTPKPAERAFEPCVVAREAADLALTSIRSGG, from the coding sequence GTGCGCACCCTGCTCCTCCTCACCGCTTTGACGACACTGGCTTTCGCCACCGCGGGCTGCGGTGACTCCCCGTCCACGCCCGCCGCGGCGGCCGACGGCCTCGGCGACACCACCCAGCACGGCGCACCTCGGGTGGCGGCTCCGATGGCCTTCGCGAACACCGCCAAGAAGCCCTGCACCCTCCTCACCGAAGCGCAGCTCAAGACCCTCGGCATGCCGGGCGTCGAGGGCGTCGCGGGCGGAGGCGACACGGGCCCGATGTGCGACTGGGACGACACCCCCGGCAACAGCGGGCAGCGGGTCGGCTTCACGTTCACCAAGGGCAACGGCAACGGCGGCCTCGACCGCGTCTACGAGCTCAAGAGCACCTTCCAGCTCTTCGAACTCCAGGCGCCCATCCAGGACTACCCCACGCTCCTCAACGCGCCGAAGGACGACCGCATGAAGGGCGCCTGCACCCTGGTGGTCGGCATCACCGACGACCAGATCCTCACCACGACCATCCAGATGCGCACCACCCCGAAGCCCGCCGAGCGCGCCTTCGAGCCGTGCGTCGTGGCCAGGGAAGCCGCTGACCTGGCCCTGACCAGCATCCGCTCCGGGGGCTGA
- a CDS encoding DUF2630 family protein gives MTDEEVISRINQLVAEEHELENSKIGEGLSADEATRLRAIEVGLDQAWDLLRQRRARRAAGMDPDAAETRDVGVVEGYRQ, from the coding sequence ATGACCGATGAAGAAGTCATCTCCCGGATCAACCAACTGGTCGCCGAAGAGCACGAGCTGGAGAACTCGAAGATCGGCGAGGGCCTCTCGGCCGACGAGGCGACGCGCCTGCGCGCGATCGAGGTCGGCCTCGACCAGGCGTGGGACCTGCTCCGCCAACGCCGTGCGCGCCGCGCCGCGGGCATGGACCCCGACGCCGCCGAGACCCGCGACGTGGGCGTCGTGGAGGGCTACCGCCAGTAG
- a CDS encoding HAMP domain-containing sensor histidine kinase encodes MLVEELPRPLDPVRSFKLKLGILLLAPTTAGWAFFWSQIGWLPFRSTIGSLLIVLFTSQVLGHGMTRPLREMTASARAMRAGDYSQRVRATAKDEVGELAGAFNRMAADLAAADRQRRELIANVSHELRTPITALRAVLENVVDGVAPADGPTMRTALAQTERLGRLVAELLDLSKVDAGVLALDRREFAVAPLLADVVAEAEVAARAGKRGVRFTVDVSPPGATAVADRERVHQVVVNLLDNAVRHGPANGRVDVRARSGADGLVVEVVDEGPGIAREDRERVFERFTRGERAGGGGTGLGLNIARWVVDLHGGSIAVVDGPGCRIRVTLPAEPPRPPDVL; translated from the coding sequence ATGCTGGTCGAGGAACTCCCCCGGCCGCTGGACCCGGTGCGGTCGTTCAAGCTCAAGCTCGGCATCCTGCTGCTGGCCCCCACCACGGCCGGGTGGGCGTTCTTCTGGTCGCAGATCGGCTGGCTGCCGTTCCGGAGCACGATCGGGTCGCTGCTGATCGTGCTGTTCACCTCCCAGGTGCTGGGGCACGGCATGACCCGGCCGCTGCGCGAGATGACGGCCTCGGCGCGGGCGATGCGGGCCGGTGACTACTCGCAGCGGGTCAGGGCCACCGCGAAGGACGAGGTGGGCGAGCTGGCGGGCGCGTTCAACCGGATGGCGGCCGACCTGGCCGCCGCCGACCGGCAGCGCCGCGAGCTGATCGCCAACGTGTCGCACGAGCTCCGCACGCCCATCACCGCGTTGCGGGCGGTGCTGGAGAACGTGGTCGACGGGGTGGCGCCCGCCGACGGCCCGACCATGCGGACCGCGCTGGCCCAGACCGAACGCCTTGGCCGCCTGGTCGCCGAACTGCTCGACCTGTCCAAAGTGGACGCCGGGGTGCTCGCGCTCGACCGCCGGGAGTTCGCGGTCGCCCCGCTGCTCGCCGACGTGGTCGCGGAGGCGGAGGTCGCCGCCCGCGCGGGCAAGCGCGGGGTGCGCTTCACCGTGGACGTGAGCCCGCCCGGCGCCACCGCCGTCGCCGACCGCGAACGGGTGCACCAGGTCGTGGTCAACCTGCTGGACAACGCCGTCCGGCACGGTCCGGCGAACGGCCGGGTGGACGTGCGCGCCCGGTCCGGCGCCGACGGCCTCGTGGTCGAGGTCGTGGACGAGGGCCCCGGCATCGCCCGTGAAGACCGCGAACGCGTCTTCGAGCGCTTCACCCGAGGGGAACGGGCCGGTGGCGGCGGCACCGGCCTCGGCCTCAACATCGCCCGCTGGGTCGTGGACCTGCACGGCGGCTCGATCGCCGTCGTCGACGGCCCCGGCTGCCGCATCCGCGTCACCCTGCCCGCTGAACCTCCCCGTCCGCCGGACGTCCTGTAA
- a CDS encoding ATP-dependent RecD-like DNA helicase, with the protein MAGGESVLEAVLERITFANEETGYTVAKVDTGRGGGDLLTVVGALLGAQPGESIRMRGRWGSHPQYGKQFFVDDYTTVLPATIQGIRRYLGSGLIKGIGPVLADKIVTHFGVDALDVIERTPERLIEVPKLGPKRTKLIAEAWEEQKAIKEVMIFLQGVGVSTSLAVRIYKQYTDKSIDVVRQEPYRLASDVWGIGFRTADVIAKAVGIPHDSPQRIKAGLQFTLSEATGNGNCFLPEQSLIGEAIKILQVDAGLVIDCLAELVDEEGVVREVLPLDGEDVAAIYLVPFHRAEISVAGQLQRLLNTSDERMPAFGSVDWTRAFEWLGASLEEKQEEAVKLALTRKVAVLTGGPGCGKSFTVRSIVRLAAAKGAKVVLAAPTGRAAKRLTELTGHEARTVHRLLELRPGGDAAFDRDRPLDADLVVVDEASMLDLLLANKLVKAVAPGAHLLLVGDVDQLPSVGAGEVLRDVLSQGSPIPNVRLTHIFRQAQQSGVVTNAHRVNSGEYPLVQGLPDFFLFPVEEAEEAAAMTVDVVARRIPAKFGLNARRDIQVLAPMHRGPAGAGALNTVLQEALTPAREGLPERRFGGRVFRVGDKVTQIRNNYDKGVNGVFNGTLGVVTGLDLVEQKLTVHTDEDEDVDYEFGELDELTHAYAMTIHRSQGSEYPCVVIPLTTSAWMMLQRNLLYTAITRAKKLVVLVGSRKAIGQAVRTVGAGRRHTALDHRLRPETVHSS; encoded by the coding sequence ATGGCGGGTGGGGAATCGGTCCTGGAGGCCGTGCTGGAGCGGATCACCTTCGCCAACGAGGAGACCGGCTACACGGTCGCGAAGGTCGACACCGGGCGCGGCGGGGGAGACCTGCTGACCGTCGTCGGCGCGCTGCTCGGCGCGCAGCCCGGCGAGTCGATCCGGATGCGCGGCCGGTGGGGGTCGCACCCGCAGTACGGCAAGCAGTTCTTCGTGGACGACTACACGACCGTGCTGCCCGCCACGATCCAGGGCATCCGCCGCTACCTCGGTTCCGGGTTGATCAAGGGCATCGGGCCGGTGCTCGCGGACAAGATCGTCACCCACTTCGGCGTCGACGCGCTGGACGTCATCGAGCGGACGCCCGAGCGGCTGATCGAGGTGCCGAAGCTCGGGCCCAAGCGCACGAAGCTGATCGCCGAGGCGTGGGAGGAGCAGAAGGCGATCAAGGAGGTCATGATCTTCCTCCAGGGCGTCGGCGTCTCGACCTCGCTCGCCGTGCGGATCTACAAGCAGTACACGGACAAGTCGATCGACGTGGTCCGCCAGGAGCCCTACCGGCTCGCCTCCGACGTGTGGGGCATCGGGTTCCGCACCGCCGACGTGATCGCGAAGGCCGTCGGGATCCCGCACGACAGCCCGCAGCGGATCAAGGCGGGCCTCCAGTTCACGCTGTCCGAGGCGACCGGCAACGGCAACTGCTTCCTGCCGGAGCAGTCGCTGATCGGCGAGGCCATCAAGATCCTCCAGGTGGACGCCGGGCTGGTGATCGACTGCCTCGCCGAGCTGGTCGACGAGGAGGGCGTGGTCCGCGAGGTCCTGCCGCTGGACGGCGAGGACGTGGCGGCGATCTACCTGGTTCCCTTCCACCGCGCGGAGATCTCGGTGGCGGGCCAGTTGCAGCGGCTGCTGAACACGTCCGACGAGCGGATGCCCGCGTTCGGGTCGGTGGACTGGACGCGCGCGTTCGAGTGGCTCGGCGCGTCGCTGGAGGAGAAGCAGGAGGAGGCCGTGAAGCTCGCGCTGACCCGCAAGGTCGCCGTGCTGACCGGCGGACCGGGCTGCGGCAAGAGCTTCACCGTCCGGTCGATCGTGCGGCTGGCGGCGGCGAAGGGCGCGAAGGTCGTGCTGGCCGCGCCGACCGGCAGGGCCGCCAAGCGGCTGACCGAGCTGACCGGCCACGAGGCCCGCACCGTGCACCGGCTGCTGGAGCTCAGGCCCGGCGGCGACGCGGCGTTCGACCGGGACCGTCCACTGGACGCGGACCTGGTGGTCGTCGACGAGGCGTCCATGCTGGACCTGTTGCTGGCCAACAAGCTCGTCAAGGCCGTCGCGCCCGGCGCCCACCTGCTGCTGGTCGGCGACGTGGACCAGTTGCCGTCCGTCGGCGCGGGGGAGGTGCTGCGCGACGTGCTGTCGCAGGGCAGCCCGATCCCGAACGTCCGGCTGACGCACATCTTCCGGCAGGCCCAGCAGTCCGGCGTGGTCACCAACGCGCACCGGGTGAACTCCGGCGAGTACCCCCTGGTGCAGGGGCTGCCGGACTTCTTCCTGTTCCCCGTGGAGGAGGCTGAGGAGGCGGCGGCGATGACCGTGGACGTGGTCGCGCGCCGCATCCCGGCGAAGTTCGGCCTGAACGCCCGCCGCGACATCCAGGTGCTCGCGCCGATGCACCGCGGTCCGGCGGGCGCGGGCGCGTTGAACACGGTGTTGCAGGAGGCGCTGACGCCCGCTCGCGAAGGGCTGCCGGAACGCAGGTTCGGCGGCCGGGTGTTCCGGGTCGGCGACAAGGTCACGCAGATCCGCAACAACTACGACAAGGGTGTCAACGGTGTCTTCAACGGCACCCTCGGCGTCGTGACCGGACTGGACCTCGTCGAGCAGAAGCTCACCGTCCACACCGACGAGGACGAGGACGTCGACTACGAGTTCGGCGAGCTGGACGAGCTGACCCACGCCTACGCGATGACCATCCACCGTTCACAGGGCAGTGAATACCCGTGCGTCGTCATCCCGCTCACCACGAGCGCGTGGATGATGCTGCAGCGCAATCTGCTTTACACCGCAATCACCAGGGCCAAGAAGCTCGTGGTCCTCGTCGGATCCCGGAAGGCCATCGGCCAGGCCGTTCGAACCGTCGGCGCAGGTAGACGACACACCGCACTCGATCACCGGCTGCGACCGGAGACCGTCCATTCGAGTTGA